The window CCGAAAGGAGGAGCAATGCCCTATCTGCTGGTCGCTCTGGTCGTGACGGCCATCGTCGTGCTGCTCGCCTGGCGAGGGCTGGGCAACGCCGACGAAGGTCACAACGACGCCAAGCCCCGTCCCACCCTGCGTCCCCGGAACCGTGCACCCCGGGTGGTCGCACCCGACGACGATCCTGATTTCCTCGGCGAGATCGATCGCAAGTTGCGCGGTGAGGACAAGAGCGGCTGAGCCGCTGCCCCGCCTGACGACGACATCACAGCCCCGCCGGTCCTCCGGCGGGGCTGTCGTCTGTTCCAGGACTGTCCGGGCGTCCGGCCACGCCGACACCACCCCTGCGTCATCCGGCCGACCGGCCGCGGCACGCGTCCGCGCGCCGGTCGCGGCACCGCACTGCATGCCGGTCGCGGCCGGTCGCGGGTCCGCACGCCGGTCGCGGCCGGTCGCGGCACCGCTCCGCACGCCGGTCGCGGCACCGCCCTGCACGCCGGTCACGGCCGGTCGCGGCACGGGTCCGCACGCCGGTCGCGGCACCGCCCTGCACGCCGGTCGCGGCCGGTCGCGGCACGGGTCCGCACGCCGGTCACGGCACCGCTCCGCACGCCCGTCGCGGCACCGCGGAGCACCCGCCCCGGTCAGTGGGCGGACTGCAGGTCCGCGTCGCCGTCGGTCCCGCGCTCGGCGGCCGACGGGTCGCCGTGTCCGGAGCCGGTACCGGCGCTCTCGGCCGACGGGGCCTCGTCGCCGTCCGCGACGGCGCCGGATTCGGTGGTCACGTTCACGGGTTCGGTCATCGGACGAGCCTAGGCCCCGGCGCCGCCGCACGACGACCGGAGATCGACGGTGCGGGGCCGGAACGGCGAGGTGCCGCGGGAGGTCAGTTCAGGCCCGCGTAGGAGTGCAGACCGGCGATGACCATGTTGATGAAGAACAGGTTGAACACGATGGACACCAGACCCACGACGGAGATCCAGGCGGCCTTGGTGCCCCGCCAGCCGGCCGTGGCCCGCGCGTGCAGGTATCCCGCGTAGATCACCCAGGTGATGAACGCGCAGGTTTCCTTCGGGTCCCAGTTCCAGTACCGGCCCCAGGCCACCTCGGCCCACAGGGCGCCGGTGATGACCGCGAAGGTGTAGACGGGGAACGCGAGGATGGCCGTCCGGTACGCGATCCGGTCGATCCTGGCCAAGGTGGGCAGCTTCGACCAGACCGACCTCTGGTCGGCCCCCCGGCTCTCCCACCGCTGCCGCAGCACGTACAGCAGCGAGGCGATGCCGGAGAACATCAGTACGCCGCTGGACAGCGACACCGTGGTGACGTGGATCCACTTCCAGTACGAGTTCAGCGCCGGCTGCAGCTCCGCCACCGGCACGTAGAGCAGCGCGCCGTTGACGTACATGAGCAGGGTGACCGGCGTCAGCACGAACACACCGAGCGCGAGGTCGCGGTGCCGCAGCCGGACGACGAGGAAGGTGCCGATGACCGCGGCGGAGATGGCCGAGGTGAACTCGTACATGTTGCCCAGGGGCAGCCGGTCGGCCGCGAAGCCCCGGGTGACGATGGACACCAGGTGCGCCACGAACCCCAGGACGGCCACGGCCAGGCCGGCGCGACCGAACCGCTCGCCCCACGGGACGGCGGTGCGGGGAGTGTCGGTGACGTGCCCGTAGGGCGACGCGGTGGGCACGATGGGAATCCCGTCCGGGCGACCGTCGCGGGTGAGCGCGCCGGCCCTGACGAGCTGGTCGGCGGTGTCGGTGCGGGCGACGCTGCCGCTGCTCTCGTCGCGGGCGGCGATCCGCCGCGACGAGAACTCGACCGCGGTGCAGATCAGCGCCACGGTGTACGCCGCGGTGGCGGCGCCGAACGCCTGGTCGGAGAACGCGCCGAGCGTGCTGCTGACGGCCATCGATGATGCCTTTCTCGGAGCTGGGAATGCGGTGGTGCCGGTCGGACGGAGGTCCGCTAGCCGGACCGGGAGGGCCGCGCCAGGGCGGCGAGGGAACCGAATTCCTCCCCGTACCCGGCCTGGTCGGTCCGGGCCAGACCACCGACTTCGACGGTACTGCCGCCGGACCCGTCGGGTGTGATGCGGTACCACACACGGCGGCGCTTCACGATCAACGAGACCATCAGGCCGCCGAGCAGGGTGATCGCGAACACCAGGGCGTAGCCCTGGGCCGGGTCGTAGGACGTCTGCAGCTGCACCCACTGCTTGAAGCCGGTGAACTCGATCCTGGTGCCGTCGTCGAGGGTGAAGGACTCGCCGATCGTGAGGTTGGCCCGGTCCAGCTTCTCCAGTCCGCCGTTGTCGATCTGGCGTTGGTCCAGCGCGAAGATCGACTGACCGGCGCCGTCCTCCATCCCGAGATCGCCGCGCCAGGCCTGGATGGCCACGGCGGGATCGTCGGGGGCCGCACCGGCGGAGCTGAGGATGTTGGCGTTGCCGTGCGCGATGCCGGCCGTGGGCGCGAACAGTCCCTGCAGGGCGAGCTGGTGCTGCCGGACCTCGTCGCCGGTGTACCCGGGCGGGTCGGGGAACTTGACGACCCCCTCGGACAGCAACGTCGTGTCGGTCGGCTGGAAGGTCTGCCACGCGGTGCGCACCTCGCCGTTCGGGAAGGTCACCTGGAAGACGGGGCTGAAGCCGTGACCCAGCAGGTAGACCCGCTCACCGCTGATACGCAGCGGGTCGTTGACCTTCAGGTGCCGCGGGGTGAAGTCGGTGGACCCGGCCGCGACCTGTTCACCCGTCTGGTAGCCGATGGAGGCGTCGAAGTCGGTGGCCAGCCCCTGATCGGTGTACTGGGCGTCGAAGCGTTCCAGGTTGACGCAGAACGGCGCGAGGTCGGTGCCGTCGACGAGCAGGCCCGGGCGGAACGCGTCGTAGACCGACGGCGAGCTGGAGCAGAACCCCTGGCCCTCGGTGACGATCACGGTGCCCTCGAAGCCGAACATCTTGCCGACGGCGATGGCCGCCAGCAGTCCGAGCAGCGAGAAGTGGAACACCAGGTTCCCGACCTCGCGGAAGAAGCCCTTCTCCGCGGAGACGGTGACGACGCCACCGGACTCCTCGCGCCGGGTCGACCGCCAGCGGCGCAGGCCGGCGACGATGCGGGTCGCGGCCGCGTCCGGCGCCTCCGCGGTGGGGACGTCGGCGGCGTGGTGCGGCAACCGACCCAGGTTGCGGGGCGTGGCGACCGGCTTGGACCGCAGCGCCCCGACGAAGTCCCAGGTCCGCGGGACCAGACAGCCGATCAGCGAGGTGAACAGCGCCAGGTAGATGGCGGCGTACCAGGGCGATCCGAACACCCCGAAGAAGCCGAGCTCGTCCAGGATCGGCCCGAGCGTCGGGTTCTCGGTGATGAACGTGGCCGTCCGGCCGGCGTCCAGGGTCCACTGCGGCAGCAGCGCGCCCGGTAGCGAGGCCAGCGCCAACAGGAACAGCAGGATGAGCGCGACCCGCATGCTGGTGAGCTGTCGCCAGAGCACCCGGGCGACGCCGACCGCGGCCCGCACCCCGGTGGGGCGGCGGGGCGGTGCCGGAGGCGGGGGCGGCGGTTCGACCTGGTCGTCGGGCCGCAGGTGGGTGGTGTCGTGAGTGGTCACAGCAGCACTCCCCCGTCGCCGCGGACGACGCTGGTCCGCAGGAAGGTGATGAACTCGGTCCACAGCCCGGTCACCATCAGCACGCCGAGCGCGATGAGCAGCGCGCCGCCGAGGATCTGGATCTGGCGGCCGTGCCGGCGCAGGAAGCCCAGAGCGGTGCCGGCCCAGCCGAAACCCAGCGCCAGCAGCAGGAACGGCACACCCAGGCCGAGGCAGTAGAAGACGACGAGGAAGAGCCCGCGCCAGGCTTCGCCGTTCCACTCGGTGCTGAAGGTCAGCGACAGCACCGCGGCCAGCGTCGGACCGAGGCAGGTGACCCAGCCGAGGCCGAACACCACGCCGAGCAGCGGCGGGCCGACGTAGCGGCCGGTGGGCCGGGCGTGCAACCGGTACTCCCGTTGCAGCGGCCGGAAGAACCCGAGCATGACCAGGCCCATGACGATGGTGATGCCGCCGCCGATGCGGGTGAGCAGCTCCAGGTTGCCGGTGAGGGTGCGGGCGACGCCGAGGACCAGGGCGCTCTGCGCGAGGAAGACGGCGGTGAAGCCGAGCACGAACAGCAGCGTCGAGCCGACGAGCTGGCGGCGGACCCGGGTGCGGGTCCGGCCGCCCTCCTCGACGTCCTCGGCCTCCGCCCCGACCAGTCCGGTGAGGTAGGACAGGTAACCCGGGACCAGTGGCACCACGCACGGCGACGCGAACGACACCGCGCCGGCGGCCAGCGACAGCCCGGCCGCCAGCACGAACGGCCCCGAGACGATGGTGTCGGAGATGCCGGCCATCACCGGTCCCCGGTCACGAGGTGGGTGCCGCGTCGGCACCGGTGGTCGGGGTGGTGCCGCCCGTCGGAGTCACGCCGGCCGGCGTGGTCGGGTCGACCGACGGCGCGGTGGTGGGGGCGGGGTCGGGAACGCCGGCGGCCTGGTCGCCACCCTCGGCGACCAGCGCGTCGACGGCCTCGTCGAGCTCCTGGGCCTCGACCACCCGCAGGTAGATCTTGGCCACCTTGTGCTCGCGGTCCAGGACGATCGTCGTCGGGATCGACGAGGTGGGCAGCCCGCTCATCGACAGCAGCGTGCGCGTCGTCGGGTCGTAGATCGACGGGAACGGCATCGCCCGGGCCGCCATGAAGTCGGCCGCGGCCTGACGATCGTCTCTGATGTTGATCCCGAGGAACTGCACGGGATCGCCCGCCGACAACTCGGCCGCGACCTCGAGATCCTCCGCCTCGGCGCGGCACGGCACACACCACGAGCCCCACACGTTGAGCACCATGATCTTGCCGGCGTAGTCCGACAGCTTGATGGTCTGCCCGGCGTCGGTGACGCTGCTCCCGGTGAAGTCCTCGACGGTCCCCCGCTCGCCGGGCGCGTAGGTGAACTCGGACTTGCCCCCGGGCGAGACGAACACGAACGCCCCGTTTCCCGGGATCGCCGTCGCGTTCGACGTGCAGCCGCTGACGACGAGCGCCGTCGCGGCCGCGATGGCGGTCAGGATCCTTCTCATGCGCCGGCCTCCGGCTGGTTGTCGGGATCGGGGACGACGCCGCCCACCGGATCGTCGACCGCCGCGATGTGGGCGGCCGGTTCCCGGTAGTCGACCCGCTGGAAGACGCCGTCGGTGAACGTCAGCGACGTCAGCGACGCCACCGCGCACTGCCGCGACGCCGGGTTGTGCCACAGCCGCTGCCCGCTGAGATACCGCCGGAGCGTCCAGATCGGCAGCTGGTGCGACACGATGACCGCTTCGTGGCCGACCGCCCGGTCGTGCGCGGCGTAGACCGCGGCCAGCATCCGGTGGGCGATCTCCAGGTACGGCTCCCCCCACGACGGCGTGAACGGGTCCCGCATCTTCGCCCAACTGGCGGGGCGGCGCAGCACGTTGTCCCGACCGCTGGTCGGCGACCCGGCGAAGTCGTTGTCGGCCTCCAGGACCCGGTCGTCGGTGACGATCTCCAGCCCGTGACCGGCCGCGACCGGGGTGGCCGTCTCCTGGGCGCGCAGCAGCGACGAGGCCACGACGTGGATGATGTCGCGGTCGGCCAGCGCGGCCGCCGCGGCGTCGGCCATCGCCCGGCCGGAAGCGGCCAACCGGTAACCCGGCAGCCGTCCGTAGAGGATGTTGTCCGGGTTGTGCACCTTCCCGTGGCGCAGCAGATGCACCACGGTCGTCTCAGTACTCACGGGCGGCCTCCGTCGGCCGGGGAGCGAGTCCGGCGGGCGCGTCGACGGCGACCGGCGACGGCGACATCTGGGCGGGGGCCGGGGACCGCCGACCTCGCACCCACAAACCACCGGCGACGGACCAGCAGATCAGGCCGAGACCCCCGAGGGCGACGGCTCCGGCGATCCAGGGGGCGGAGTAGCGCCGCACCTCGTAGGACGGGTCACCCTGGACATACGACGGAAAGGCGTGGGCCGCGATGCCGTGCCGGAACAACGGGACCGTCACCGCGAGACAGATCACGCCGAGGACGACCAGCAGCACCGGCACCCAGGCGCGGCCCCGGGCGTCCGCGACGGCCGACGGGGTCGGCGACGCCGGTCCGTGGTGCACGGACGGGTTCGCGACGGGGTGCGACGCTCTGGCCGGGGCCGGGACGTCCGGACTGGACACGGTTATCTGATGCCCTGCGCCTTGGCCCGGATGAAGTACGTGGCGCCCTTGCCGACGTAGAGCATGGCCAGGCCGATGAGCACCAGCAGTCCGCCGAGCAGCAGCAGGGCATTGCCGAAGAATCCGAGCATGGTGCCGACGAGCAGCAACGCACCGACGATGCTGACCAGCCGGCGGGCCCAGCGCGCGCCCTTGAACAGGCCGTAGCCGCCGACCAGCAGACCGATTCCGATGGCCGTGACCACGATGCCGATCATCAGCAACTGGCCCTGCGCACCGGAGATCTGATCGGCCGTGGGGGCGCTGGCGATGGACCTGCAGAAGGTGATGAGGTCGCTGGTGTCGGTGGTGGTCACCGCGGCGCCCAGGCCGATGCCCTGGTCGGTGCACGACTGGATGTCGGCGACGAGGCCCTCGACGACCGACGTGCGGGTGAGGACGGCGTTGAGGCCGACGAACAGCGACACCACTCCGGCGAACATGGAGAAGCCGCCGGCGATCTTGACCGTGCGGGGCAGCGGGTTGGGTGCGTCCGGGTCCAGGTCGACCGGCTCACGGGGAGCCATCGCGGCCTTGAAGGTGTCCATGAAGCGCGGACGGCCCGACCCGTTGTTCATGCTCATGACCCCAACTTACCTGCTGCGACACACCGGCCGGGTCGACCGGAACGGCCCGGCACCGCTGCGGCGCCGGTGCCCGCTCCGGCTAGCGTGGGAGGCGACATGGACCAGCACACGGACTCCCCGGCGAACGCCCTCTTCGCCCCGCCGGACGCCTCCTGGCAGCGCCTGACCTCGCGGTATCTGTCGATGCGCCGACTGGTGTCGGCGGTGGTGATCGGGGTCGTCACCGTCGTCGCGGCGGCCGTGGTGACCCTCGCCACGGCCCGGCCGTGGCTCGGCGGCGTCGTCGTCGTCATCGGTGTGGTGTCGATCGCCGTCCGGCTGGTTGTCGTCACCCGGAACTGGCGCTCGTGGGGCTACGCCGAGCGGGACGAGGACCTGTATCTGACCCACGGGGTGCTGTTCCGGCGGCTCACCGCGGTGCCCTACGGCCGGATGCAGGTGGTGGAGGTGACGTCGGGGCCGTTGCAACGCGCCTACGGGCTGGCCACCGTCAGCCTGCAGACCGCCTCTCCCGGGACCGGCGCGCAGATCCCCGGCCTGCTGCCCGACGAGGCCGTCCGGCTCCGGGACCGGCTCACCGAGCGTGGCCGGACCCGGGCGATGAACCTGTGAGGCCTGCACCGGTGCGGTCCGGGCCGGTGGCCGTCGGGCGGGCGCGGTGCACTCCGGCGGGCCGCGACCCCGCCCGGCGGCGCTGGGCACCCGCGGACACCACGCGGTGGGACACCGCCGGATGACCGCGCCCGGCCCGCCGGGGTCCACACCGCCCACACCGCCCACACCGCCTTCGCAGCGCACGCCGCCCGCGCAGCTCACCCCGCCCGCGCAGCTCACACCGCCCGCGCAGCTCACACCGCCCATGCCGCCACTGCCCGTCGCGGAGACCGGCAAACGCACCGAACGACCGCATCCGCTGACTCCGTTGATCCGCGGCTGGCTGCTGCTGGTGGCGATCGTGCTGGCCGTGGGCCGGGAGTTCCTGCCCGACGGCCACCGGGACGGCGGCTTCCAGCGCGGTGACCTCCGGTGGCTGTTCATCGCCCTGGGCGTGGCCGTGCTGCTCGCCGCCGCGGCCGGCTTCGTCAGCTGGTGGTTCACCCACTTCGTCATCGACGACGACGAGATCCGGGTCGACTCGGGGGCGCTGTGGCGCCGTTCCGCCCGGGTCGGCTTCGAGCGGCTGCAGTCCGTGGACATCGTGCAGCCGTTCGCGGCCCGGCCGTTCGGGCTGGTCGAGCTACGACTGGAGGCCGGCGGCGGCGACCGGTCGCTGGTGCTGCGGTACCTGCGGCGGGCGCACGCCGACCGGCTCCGCGGCTACCTGCTGGCCCGGGCGCACGGCGAGCAGCGGTCGGTCGCCGACGACCACGGCCCCGTGGCGAGCGGGTTCACCGATCTGGGCGCCGACGACCGGCCGTTGGTCACGGTGTCGTCGGCGCGCCTCATCGGCAGCTTCCTGTTGTCCACGGAGTGGTTGCTCAGCGCGGGGGCGCTGGTCGCGATGCTGGTGCTCGGGCGGTGGTTCGCGGTGCTGTCGTTCCTGGTGCCGTCGATGATCCCGGTGGCGATCGGCACGCTGACCCTCGTCAGCCGACGCGTGCTGGCCATGTTCCGGTTCACGTTGTCCGAGTCCCCGCACGGGCTGCGGGTCGCGCGCGGGTTGACCAACCTGACCAGCCAGTCGGTACCGCTGGACCGGGTGCAGGGCGTGCGCGTCACCCAGTCGCTGCTGTGGCGGCCGTTCGGGTGGTACCGGCTGGACGTCGACGTGCTCGGGTACCGATCCGAGCGCGAGGAGAACAACCGCTCGGAGGCGACGACGGTGCTGCTCCCGGTGGCCGACCGCGGTCAGCTGGCCGGGGCGCTGAGCCGGGTGCTGCCCGGCGTGGACGTCGACGCGGTGCCGTTGCGGCGACCCCCCGCCCGGGCCCGCGCGTTGCGCTGGCTCGACTTCCGGGTGTTGCGCTCGGGGTGGGACGCCCGCGTGGTGGTCACCGATCACGGCCTGTTGGTGTGGACCCGCGACATCGTGCCCCACGGGAAGGCGCAGTCCGCGCGGATCCGGCAGGGTCCGCTGCAACGGCTGCTGCGGCTGGCCGACGTGCATGTCGACACCACCCCGGGTCCGGTGGACGCCGTCGCCCGCCAGCTCGACGTCGCCGACGCCCGGGCGATGGCGACGGGCCAACTGGACCGCACCCGGGCCGCACTGCGCACCCGCCCACCCCGGTCGTGAGCGACCGGCCGACGCCGGGCCCGCCGACTCCGGTCAGGCGTCAGCGACGATCGGGTGATCGGCACACGATGCCCGCCGGCCCGAGCGGCCGACGGCTCCGACCAGGCGTCAGCGACGCCCGGGTGAACGGCACGACACCCGCCGGCCCGACCGGCCGACGGCTTCGACCAGGCATCAGCGACGCCCGGGTCAGCGGCACGACGCCCGCCGGCCCGACCGGCCGACGCCGGTCAGGCGTCAGCGACGCCCGGATGAACGGCACGCGATGCCGCCGGCCCGACCGGCCGACGGCTCCGGCCAGGCGTCAGCGACGCTTGGGTGAGCGGCGCGGCGGCGGCAGCGCGCCCGCGGCCCGCAGCTGGTTGGCGTGCTGGGCCAGTGCCTCCACCAGCATCGACAGGTCGGGCGACTCGGGCTGCACGTCGACGCGCAGGCCGAACTCCCGTGCGGTGTCGGCCGTCTTCGGGCCGAGCACGCCGACCAGCGACCGGGAGTGCGGCTTGCCGGCGATGCCGACGAGGTTGCGCACCGTCGAGGACGAGGTGAACAGGACCGCGTCGAAGCCGCCGGACTTGATCGCCTCCCGCACCGGCGCGGGCGGCGGGGCGGCGCGCACGGTCCGGTAGGCGGTGACGTCGTCGATCTCCCAGCCGATGTCCCGCAGGCCGTCGGCGAGGGTCTCGGTGGCGATGTCCGCCCGAGGGAGCAGGATGCGGTCGACCGGGTCGAGGATCTCGTCGTACTCGGGGAAGACGTCGAGCAGACCCGCGGTGGAGGCGGTGTTCTCCGCGACCAGGTCGGGTTTGATGCCCAGCGCCCGGACGGCCTCGCTGCTGGCCTCGTCGGCGCAGGCGATGCTGACGCCGGAGAACGCTCGCGCGTCCAGCCCGAACTCGAGGAACTTCTCCCAGATGGCGCGGACCGCGTTCACCGAGGTGAACACCACCCACTGGTAGCGGCCGTCGACCAGGCCCTTGATTGCCCGTTCCATCGGCGCCGGGGTGCGGGGCGGCTCGACGGCGATGGTGGCCACCTGCTCGGGGCTGGCCCCGTGCCGGCGGAGCAGCTCGAAGATCGCGTCATCGGTGTCGCGGGTGCGCGGGACGAGCACCCGCCAGCCGTACAGCGCCCTGGACTCCCACCACGACAGCGACGGCCGGGTGGACACCCCGGCCCCGATGGTGACGACCAGCGGGCCGGCGAGGTCACGGCCCAGCGCCGAGAGCGTGGCCAGGGTGGCGTCGACCGTCCGCTGGCTGGGCAGGCTTGTGCCGGCGGTGATGGTGGCCGGGGTCTCGGGCGCGAGACCGTGCTCGACCAGGTTCGCCGCGGTGTCGGCGAGGTGCCCGGCCGCGGCCTGCAGCAGCAACGTGCCGGGGGCCCCGGCGAGACTCCGCCAGTCCGAGCCGGTGCTGGACCGCACGTCGGCGCTGGTGTGCGACGACCCGAGGGCCACACCGGAGTAGGACGCGGCGGCCGCCCCGACGGAGATACCGGGGATCAGGTCGAAGGCGGCCCCGGATTCGGCGACGGCCTGGATCTCGGCGACCACCGGGTCGGCGGTCAGCACGTCCCCGGCGACCAGCCGGACGACGGCCGCACCGGCGCGGGCCGCGGACACCAGGGACGCGGCCACCGTGGCCGGATCGCCGACCGCGGGCCGGACCTCGGCCGACGGCGCCAGCGCGGTGATCGTGTCGGGGACGTCGGGATCGTTCAGGACGAGCGTGGCGGCGGCCAGCAGTTCGGTCGCCCGGACGGTCAGCAACCCGGGATCGCCCGGGCCGGCCCCGACGAAGGCGATACGGCCGGCGACCGTACGTGTGGTCATCGATGGCTCCTTGGGCTGTGGGCCGGCGCAGCAGCCGCGGTCAGAGGGGTGACGAGGGAGGACGGGGAGGCTGCGGTGGTGCGGTCGGAGCCGACGGGCCGGTCGGGCGTCCCACCGGGGGACGCGCCGGCACCGACGTCCACGAATGTGCGAATCGGAGCCACGAGCGATGGTGTCACCGATGCATCATGGGTCCCGCCGATGACGTCGTTGTTAAGCGCAGTGTTCGACCGGCGTTCACCGGGCTGACGCCGGGACTCGTGGAACGCCAGGATCTGCAGCTCCACCGCCAGGTCGACGGTGCGCAGGTCGACGTCGTCAGGGACGTGGATCACCCCGGGGGTGAACGCGAGGATGGCCCGGACGCCCGCCCGGACCAGAGCGTCGGCCGCGCTCTGCGCGGCCGGCTCCGGGGTGGCGATCACGCCGATCGTGATTCCCTCGCGTGCACACGTCGAAACGATGTCGGCCACGTCGCTCACCACGACGCCGCCGACCGTCCGGCCGAT is drawn from Nakamurella deserti and contains these coding sequences:
- a CDS encoding PH domain-containing protein → MDQHTDSPANALFAPPDASWQRLTSRYLSMRRLVSAVVIGVVTVVAAAVVTLATARPWLGGVVVVIGVVSIAVRLVVVTRNWRSWGYAERDEDLYLTHGVLFRRLTAVPYGRMQVVEVTSGPLQRAYGLATVSLQTASPGTGAQIPGLLPDEAVRLRDRLTERGRTRAMNL
- a CDS encoding PH domain-containing protein; the protein is MPPLPVAETGKRTERPHPLTPLIRGWLLLVAIVLAVGREFLPDGHRDGGFQRGDLRWLFIALGVAVLLAAAAGFVSWWFTHFVIDDDEIRVDSGALWRRSARVGFERLQSVDIVQPFAARPFGLVELRLEAGGGDRSLVLRYLRRAHADRLRGYLLARAHGEQRSVADDHGPVASGFTDLGADDRPLVTVSSARLIGSFLLSTEWLLSAGALVAMLVLGRWFAVLSFLVPSMIPVAIGTLTLVSRRVLAMFRFTLSESPHGLRVARGLTNLTSQSVPLDRVQGVRVTQSLLWRPFGWYRLDVDVLGYRSEREENNRSEATTVLLPVADRGQLAGALSRVLPGVDVDAVPLRRPPARARALRWLDFRVLRSGWDARVVVTDHGLLVWTRDIVPHGKAQSARIRQGPLQRLLRLADVHVDTTPGPVDAVARQLDVADARAMATGQLDRTRAALRTRPPRS
- a CDS encoding redox-sensing transcriptional repressor Rex, producing MSQQVDGAPGGRPRDIPEATIARLAGYLRELTAMDGPADAISSEELAAVAGVTPATLRKDLSHLGTYGVRGVGYEIKVLVAEIGRILGSHRQHRVALVGVGNLGAALAGYPGFVSRGLTIGALFDVDPRRIGRTVGGVVVSDVADIVSTCAREGITIGVIATPEPAAQSAADALVRAGVRAILAFTPGVIHVPDDVDLRTVDLAVELQILAFHESRRQPGERRSNTALNNDVIGGTHDASVTPSLVAPIRTFVDVGAGASPGGTPDRPVGSDRTTAASPSSLVTPLTAAAAPAHSPRSHR
- a CDS encoding uroporphyrinogen-III synthase — encoded protein: MTTRTVAGRIAFVGAGPGDPGLLTVRATELLAAATLVLNDPDVPDTITALAPSAEVRPAVGDPATVAASLVSAARAGAAVVRLVAGDVLTADPVVAEIQAVAESGAAFDLIPGISVGAAAASYSGVALGSSHTSADVRSSTGSDWRSLAGAPGTLLLQAAAGHLADTAANLVEHGLAPETPATITAGTSLPSQRTVDATLATLSALGRDLAGPLVVTIGAGVSTRPSLSWWESRALYGWRVLVPRTRDTDDAIFELLRRHGASPEQVATIAVEPPRTPAPMERAIKGLVDGRYQWVVFTSVNAVRAIWEKFLEFGLDARAFSGVSIACADEASSEAVRALGIKPDLVAENTASTAGLLDVFPEYDEILDPVDRILLPRADIATETLADGLRDIGWEIDDVTAYRTVRAAPPPAPVREAIKSGGFDAVLFTSSSTVRNLVGIAGKPHSRSLVGVLGPKTADTAREFGLRVDVQPESPDLSMLVEALAQHANQLRAAGALPPPRRSPKRR
- the ccsB gene encoding c-type cytochrome biogenesis protein CcsB, whose product is MAVSSTLGAFSDQAFGAATAAYTVALICTAVEFSSRRIAARDESSGSVARTDTADQLVRAGALTRDGRPDGIPIVPTASPYGHVTDTPRTAVPWGERFGRAGLAVAVLGFVAHLVSIVTRGFAADRLPLGNMYEFTSAISAAVIGTFLVVRLRHRDLALGVFVLTPVTLLMYVNGALLYVPVAELQPALNSYWKWIHVTTVSLSSGVLMFSGIASLLYVLRQRWESRGADQRSVWSKLPTLARIDRIAYRTAILAFPVYTFAVITGALWAEVAWGRYWNWDPKETCAFITWVIYAGYLHARATAGWRGTKAAWISVVGLVSIVFNLFFINMVIAGLHSYAGLN
- a CDS encoding histidine phosphatase family protein, whose translation is MSTETTVVHLLRHGKVHNPDNILYGRLPGYRLAASGRAMADAAAAALADRDIIHVVASSLLRAQETATPVAAGHGLEIVTDDRVLEADNDFAGSPTSGRDNVLRRPASWAKMRDPFTPSWGEPYLEIAHRMLAAVYAAHDRAVGHEAVIVSHQLPIWTLRRYLSGQRLWHNPASRQCAVASLTSLTFTDGVFQRVDYREPAAHIAAVDDPVGGVVPDPDNQPEAGA
- a CDS encoding TlpA family protein disulfide reductase — protein: MRRILTAIAAATALVVSGCTSNATAIPGNGAFVFVSPGGKSEFTYAPGERGTVEDFTGSSVTDAGQTIKLSDYAGKIMVLNVWGSWCVPCRAEAEDLEVAAELSAGDPVQFLGINIRDDRQAAADFMAARAMPFPSIYDPTTRTLLSMSGLPTSSIPTTIVLDREHKVAKIYLRVVEAQELDEAVDALVAEGGDQAAGVPDPAPTTAPSVDPTTPAGVTPTGGTTPTTGADAAPTS
- the resB gene encoding cytochrome c biogenesis protein ResB, which encodes MTTHDTTHLRPDDQVEPPPPPPAPPRRPTGVRAAVGVARVLWRQLTSMRVALILLFLLALASLPGALLPQWTLDAGRTATFITENPTLGPILDELGFFGVFGSPWYAAIYLALFTSLIGCLVPRTWDFVGALRSKPVATPRNLGRLPHHAADVPTAEAPDAAATRIVAGLRRWRSTRREESGGVVTVSAEKGFFREVGNLVFHFSLLGLLAAIAVGKMFGFEGTVIVTEGQGFCSSSPSVYDAFRPGLLVDGTDLAPFCVNLERFDAQYTDQGLATDFDASIGYQTGEQVAAGSTDFTPRHLKVNDPLRISGERVYLLGHGFSPVFQVTFPNGEVRTAWQTFQPTDTTLLSEGVVKFPDPPGYTGDEVRQHQLALQGLFAPTAGIAHGNANILSSAGAAPDDPAVAIQAWRGDLGMEDGAGQSIFALDQRQIDNGGLEKLDRANLTIGESFTLDDGTRIEFTGFKQWVQLQTSYDPAQGYALVFAITLLGGLMVSLIVKRRRVWYRITPDGSGGSTVEVGGLARTDQAGYGEEFGSLAALARPSRSG
- a CDS encoding cytochrome c biogenesis CcdA family protein, which gives rise to MAGISDTIVSGPFVLAAGLSLAAGAVSFASPCVVPLVPGYLSYLTGLVGAEAEDVEEGGRTRTRVRRQLVGSTLLFVLGFTAVFLAQSALVLGVARTLTGNLELLTRIGGGITIVMGLVMLGFFRPLQREYRLHARPTGRYVGPPLLGVVFGLGWVTCLGPTLAAVLSLTFSTEWNGEAWRGLFLVVFYCLGLGVPFLLLALGFGWAGTALGFLRRHGRQIQILGGALLIALGVLMVTGLWTEFITFLRTSVVRGDGGVLL